TGCCGTCTATTTGATGGCAGAGAACGGGAAACACTTTCAGTTGCTGTGGCTTTTCCGTTAGGCAGAGACTCTTTTCAAAACCTTTTACTTTTCTCTTATGGGAGGTGCTCATGCATTGCAGAACCTTTGCCTGCCAGGCGTTAGGGGCCTTGGCTATCTGTTTGTTTGTCGGTCTTGCTGCCGATGCCCAGACGCTTATCTCGCACTACGAATTTGAAGGAAACACCGATAACTCCGTGGCGGGGCAGCCGACAGGAACGATTGTCGACTTCAATCCCGGCAATCCGGCCTCCGGGCTAGGCGCTGGTGCCGTCGGTTCTGGCGGGCTGAATCTGAATTTCGGCGACTACATGGGAATCACGACAGCAGGCGAGCCCAACGAGGCCGTCTTGCACGACATGACCATTGCCATGTGGATTAAGACGGCCCCCGGATTGACTGACGGAGAACTCGGCAATATCCAGATCTTGGGGACTTTGAACGACGTCGATTCAACAGCGCTGCTCTTGGGGACCAACGGTGTTGGCAATTTACAGTTGTTCCCGCGTGTCTCTACCGGCGGATTCAATCGACCTCGGCTCGAACCGGGTGGAGATGTCTTCGCGCTAGAGAGAAGCTGGGCAGACGGCGAGTGGCATCACATTGCCATCTCCATGACCAACGGGGCGACCAATGGCGATGCCGTGGGCCAGTGGTATATCAACGGGCAGCCGATTGATACCGGACTAAGCGGTGGAGGTGGAGGTATCGATACCAGCCTCACGTTTAGTCCTTGGGAATTCGAACTGATCATTGGCGGAAGAAACAACCGAGGCGCTCCCGACTCCTTCCTACCCGGCGGCATGATGCTCGATGATATCCGTGTTTACAGCGGGGCTCTTTCTGCCTCGCAAGTCGCGGCGTTGGTTCCCGAGCCCACAAGCCTCTTCATGCTGTTGACGAGCAGCGTTGGCTTACTTGGAGTTTATCGTCGCAAGAATTAGAGACCGGTCGCACTACGAGAGCGTCCGGTTCCAACTCGAACCGGACGCTCATCCTACCGCTCGGCAGTTGAGGGATTATTGAAATCGCTTCCAGACGTGCTAAGGCCAAATGATTGATGAGCCAACCCATGGACAATTCGACTTGTGACAGCGGAGTGAATGACGAATTCATTCGCAACCTCACGAGTTGCCAAAACAGACTGTATGTCTACATCCTGTCGCTCATGCCCGATCCCGAAGGAGCTCGTGACCTACTTCAAGAGACTAATCTCGTCTTGTGGCGTAAGGCGAAAGACTTTCAGCCGGGCACGAGCTTCGAAGCTTGGGCTTGCAAAATTGCCTACTACGAGGTTCTCACGGAGCGTCGTAAGCGAGGACGTGATCGACACATGTTCAGTGAGGCAGTGGTTTCGCTATTGGCCTCCGAGGCAGAGCCAAAATTAGCTCAGCTTGATGAACGATCGTTAGCCTTGGATGAATGCTTGGGGCAGCTTCATCCCAGGCAGCGACAGCAGTTGCTAGAGCGTTATAGCCCAGGCGGTTCTGTCAAAGCATTGGCAGAGGCGACGGGTACCACACAAGGAGCTGTAGCAACGACGCTTTATCGTATCCGTAATTTGTTGTCCGACTGTATCAAGTCGAAGCTTTCGAGAGGAACCGTCTGAGATGAGTGCTGGCAGCCCTGATCATAGAAGAATCCGTCGGATGATCGCCGATTTGCATGACGGATTGCTATCTGATGAGCAAGTTGCCGAACTCGAAAGCGTTCTGAGGCAGGATGCCTCGTTGCGATCAGAGTATTTCGATTTCGTAATGCTGCATGCACTCTTAGAAGTGAAGCACGAACCGGCACTCCGCGCGGCGACTGCCGCGGAAGTCGATGTGGAGATGTCTTATCTGGCGAACGCGACCTCAACGTCTGCTACAGCCGGAGGACACGCGGAATGCGAACTTGCCAGTCCACTGGCTTCAGTGAAAACTGCGGAAAGCGTATCATCACACACGCGGAGCAAGCGTCGTGTGCTGGGGTTTTTTGCAACTATCTGCTCGATGCTTCTTATCGGCATTGCTTACCTACTATGGTCGAACAACCAGTTCAGCGACCAGCGTGACGCGAATGAATACATCGCTGTGCTTTCCAAGACAACGCGCGCTCGTTGGCTCGCCAATCCGCCAGGAGCAGCACCGGCAAGACTGCGGTCGGGCCGTTCTCTACAACTCATGGAAGGACTGGCCGAAGTCACCTTGAGTAGTGGTGCCGTTGTTGTGGTGCGAGGACCTGCTGATTTGCAGCTTGTTTCACCGATGCGTGTTAAAGCCAATCGGGGTACGGTCCGCGCACGAGTCGGCGAAGAGGCGACGGGCTTTGTCATCGAAACCCCCAACGCCGATGTCGTCGATCTCGGGACCGAGTTCGGCGTCAATGTGAGTGAAGCAGGAACCACCGATGTCGTGGTGTTTGAAGGTGCCGTCGATCTGGCCTATCACGCTACCGATCGCTCTACCAACGAAATAAAAGGTAGTTCACCGACGCAAGCGGCAACGAAAGCTTCGCATCGTAAACGACTGAGTTCTGGCGAAGCACTGCACGTCAATACCGAGGGGACGCTGCAGCGGATCGTTTCGATTGACAGCAAGCTCTATCCGACGTCTGCGGTCATC
The genomic region above belongs to Lacipirellulaceae bacterium and contains:
- a CDS encoding LamG-like jellyroll fold domain-containing protein, translated to MHCRTFACQALGALAICLFVGLAADAQTLISHYEFEGNTDNSVAGQPTGTIVDFNPGNPASGLGAGAVGSGGLNLNFGDYMGITTAGEPNEAVLHDMTIAMWIKTAPGLTDGELGNIQILGTLNDVDSTALLLGTNGVGNLQLFPRVSTGGFNRPRLEPGGDVFALERSWADGEWHHIAISMTNGATNGDAVGQWYINGQPIDTGLSGGGGGIDTSLTFSPWEFELIIGGRNNRGAPDSFLPGGMMLDDIRVYSGALSASQVAALVPEPTSLFMLLTSSVGLLGVYRRKN
- a CDS encoding sigma-70 family RNA polymerase sigma factor, translating into MDNSTCDSGVNDEFIRNLTSCQNRLYVYILSLMPDPEGARDLLQETNLVLWRKAKDFQPGTSFEAWACKIAYYEVLTERRKRGRDRHMFSEAVVSLLASEAEPKLAQLDERSLALDECLGQLHPRQRQQLLERYSPGGSVKALAEATGTTQGAVATTLYRIRNLLSDCIKSKLSRGTV
- a CDS encoding FecR family protein, which translates into the protein MSAGSPDHRRIRRMIADLHDGLLSDEQVAELESVLRQDASLRSEYFDFVMLHALLEVKHEPALRAATAAEVDVEMSYLANATSTSATAGGHAECELASPLASVKTAESVSSHTRSKRRVLGFFATICSMLLIGIAYLLWSNNQFSDQRDANEYIAVLSKTTRARWLANPPGAAPARLRSGRSLQLMEGLAEVTLSSGAVVVVRGPADLQLVSPMRVKANRGTVRARVGEEATGFVIETPNADVVDLGTEFGVNVSEAGTTDVVVFEGAVDLAYHATDRSTNEIKGSSPTQAATKASHRKRLSSGEALHVNTEGTLQRIVSIDSKLYPTSAVIGSLAQPRPAIITRVSDNIRDPENAQYYQVVHEGLWEDSRAFVDRHHEWNGVDEQGIPHFLLGADYVMTFNSDKWQSDLAINVELSRPATLYVFYDNRRTVPDWLSRGFKDTGIDIGVDEGFPDNPRLPELNAIGPGKSVNVRHSIWKLVVDRPGVVTLGSLATQEIAVNMYGIAAVPLPDVELKRAEFPREDSSFRIPAQDNDTPNTFPEPIAHSDELSNAKSGLNLIKESFAYPGGGVL